CCGCCGCGCTGCACATGGCCGAGGATAGTAACGCGCAGTTCGTACCCAACCTCTTCGCCGTGCTCTCTGAAGTATTTGGTAATATGATCGGCGTTGTTTTGCGCGCCATCGGTAACAAGAACGATTGCGTGCCTCTTGCCGCGTTCGTATGCCGCACGCAGCTCGTCCGCAATCGTTGCGGGCTCTACTTCAAACTCGGGAGTAACAACGATTTCGGCGCCGCCTGCAAGGCCGGCCATTAATGCAAGGTAACCGTAATGACGGCCCATGACTTCAATGAGGAACGCCCGCGTATGGGATTCGGCTGTGGTCTTCAGCCGGTCTATCGATTCGAGGATGATGTTGAGCGCGGTATCCACGCCGATGGTTGTGTCCGAGCCGTAAAGATCGTTGTCGATAGTCGACGCCACGCCGGCCACGGGAAATCCTTTCGTTGAAAGCGCGTACGCTCCCTGCTGCGAACCGTTGCCCCCGATTACGATAAGGGCATCGATGCCGCGTGCCTGCAGATTCCCAATCGCCCGGTGCTGGGCGTCGTCGGTTCGAAATTCCCGGCTGCGGGCGGTGCCAAGAACCGTACCGCCGAGTTGCAAAATACCGCTCACTTCGCGGGCGGAGAGCGGTATAATATCGTCTTCGATCAAACCGGCATAACCGTTGCGAACGCCGAAAACCTCCAAACCCTTATCAATGCCGTACCGTGTGATCGCGCGAACAGCTGCGTTCATACCCGGGGCATCGCCACCACTGGTAACAACAGCAATGCGTTTCATAACAGCCTCCTATACTTCAACCTCTACTACAATAGCTTCTACTAGCTCGCTTAATTTGAACAATATTTCTATAATGGCTTCAGTGTCGATAGTTTCAAAGCGTTAACTTCCATGAGATGATAGCAGCTAACAGCGTTTGTTGTTTCAATATCGCGGGCACTCCGCTGCACGGCCTTTTGATAGGCGAACGGCGTATCTTCAAACAGATTCATGCACACCTGGTCGCACACATCCCATGAATCGAAATCGCGAACCCAACATTCCATTTGCTCTTCTGTTACCCGCTTTGGCTCATCGACCATACTTGCCAGGATACGCGCTCCATGAATCTTACTCGCCCACAGCTCGGCTGCAAGCTCGTGGTTCTTGCCCGCACGTTTAGCCATCGCCCGGATAGTGGGAATCGACACACCGAGCGTGTTTTCGGGGTTAATTCCATAGTGGGCCATACCTTCAACCGCTTTCGGATTGGACAAACTTTTCAGTTCGTTGAGTAAAACAAGCGCCCTAGAGCGTATGCCAATAGCCGGCATGATTCTTTACGAAGAATCCGAGCAGCTTCTGCTGCATTAAACTCGCCAAAAACCCTTTTACTGTGGTAACAGCCAGCCAGTACTGCGCCGGGTTTTCGAATAGACCAAGCTCCGCCGAGACGGCAGCGATAATCTCTTCGGTCGTGCAGGCTTCCTGCAGCGCGGCAAGGACGATCGTGGAAATCGCCTCGATGCGCTCGGTGTGGTATTGTATATGGCTGCGGCTCTCCGCTTTGGTTATCGGCCGGCCGTGCGCCGGCACAAGCACCTCAAAGTCGAGCGAGTCTATAAGTTCGAGCGAGCTTTTTACAAGCCCGACATCGATAGCGTACGGTAGCGGATGGCGTTCCCACAGCTCTTTTAGATAAAGCGCGTCGCCCGTAAAAAGAACGCCGTCTTCAGTTAAAAAACCTGAGTGACCTAACGAATGCCCGGGAAGCGGTATGACCTGAATACCCGAATCATGCCACTGGTCGAGATAGGCATCGACCCGGCATCCTTCTCCGCGAAAGAGTTTCGTCACCATTTCATCGGACGGCTTAGCCCATGAGAACATACCCCGAATATTAATTTCGGGGTTTTCGATGAGCGATACTTCCTCGCGCGACGCGACGATCCGCGCGCCCCGCCGGCGCAATACTGCGGCACTGGAGAAGTGATCGGCATGGCCGTGTGTTATGAGAACTTCGCGAATATCGAACCCGTCATAGATAGATTCTTCCGGGCCGGTATCAATAAGGCAACCACCTTTAAAGCCTGAATTAGCAAGCCCCGGGAAATAGTAGGTGTTCCCCGCAAGTAGTTTTGCCCCAACTTCTTCTTCTATCATAACAACCCCTTGGTTTTCCAGAAACCGCAGATACGCTTTGCGGTGCCATGCGACACGCCTCTATTCTGCGCTTCTTGACCTGCACTGTCAATTTGCCATACGCGCTAAGAACAATACGCCGGTTTGCGCGCGCAGTCACATCGGATAGTCTTTTATCAACGGCAAGCGGGCAGCCATCTCGTAACAACTTAAGCTGATGCGTAACGCGACGCAGAAGCAGGTAATGGGCTGTTAGATCGACCACGCACAGATCGGATGTAATGCAAAAAGCCCTGTAGGGCGGTATTTGTAACAAAAGCGGTTACTATGGCTCAAGACGGTTTTTAAAATAACGGT
This window of the Candidatus Aquicultor sp. genome carries:
- the pfkA gene encoding 6-phosphofructokinase: MKRIAVVTSGGDAPGMNAAVRAITRYGIDKGLEVFGVRNGYAGLIEDDIIPLSAREVSGILQLGGTVLGTARSREFRTDDAQHRAIGNLQARGIDALIVIGGNGSQQGAYALSTKGFPVAGVASTIDNDLYGSDTTIGVDTALNIILESIDRLKTTAESHTRAFLIEVMGRHYGYLALMAGLAGGAEIVVTPEFEVEPATIADELRAAYERGKRHAIVLVTDGAQNNADHITKYFREHGEEVGYELRVTILGHVQRGGIPTAYDRILATRFGVEAVRLLLEGDSSKLVGMIEGRIAYTPFEEVVANTKTLDLELWQLSNILAR
- a CDS encoding DNA alkylation repair protein translates to MPAIGIRSRALVLLNELKSLSNPKAVEGMAHYGINPENTLGVSIPTIRAMAKRAGKNHELAAELWASKIHGARILASMVDEPKRVTEEQMECWVRDFDSWDVCDQVCMNLFEDTPFAYQKAVQRSARDIETTNAVSCYHLMEVNALKLSTLKPL
- a CDS encoding MBL fold metallo-hydrolase, which gives rise to MIEEEVGAKLLAGNTYYFPGLANSGFKGGCLIDTGPEESIYDGFDIREVLITHGHADHFSSAAVLRRRGARIVASREEVSLIENPEINIRGMFSWAKPSDEMVTKLFRGEGCRVDAYLDQWHDSGIQVIPLPGHSLGHSGFLTEDGVLFTGDALYLKELWERHPLPYAIDVGLVKSSLELIDSLDFEVLVPAHGRPITKAESRSHIQYHTERIEAISTIVLAALQEACTTEEIIAAVSAELGLFENPAQYWLAVTTVKGFLASLMQQKLLGFFVKNHAGYWHTL